A single window of Sulfurimonas crateris DNA harbors:
- a CDS encoding HpcH/HpaI aldolase/citrate lyase family protein codes for MLSNFEEVKAAYESRDLVKLDELAVPTYRKLNRRKDFRSVLMLSCNNLDHLMKIDSVEADCIILNLEDGVSREDKPFGLVLCAIFLSHHKHCDKKLVVRVNALKEGGFEEIAYLNQFMPDAIRVPKIREVKEVESVYELLDEKTELHLSIETSDAWKNLSLLKVDKRITTFYLGILDLFADMKLPQSLIRSDNPTVLYILSHFLVTCRIIGVRPVSFVYQEFKNLDEFREWLYLEKNMGYDAKGCISPDQVSIVNEVLADEEREIVRAKTIIKLFELKREEGITGFEDEEFGFIDEPIYKGALAILNKNS; via the coding sequence ATGTTAAGTAATTTTGAAGAGGTAAAAGCTGCTTATGAGAGCAGAGATCTGGTAAAGCTCGATGAGTTGGCAGTTCCTACCTATAGGAAGCTAAACAGAAGAAAAGATTTCCGTTCCGTCTTGATGCTCTCATGCAACAATCTGGATCACCTTATGAAGATAGATTCTGTTGAGGCTGATTGTATAATCCTAAATTTAGAGGATGGTGTAAGCAGAGAAGATAAGCCGTTCGGGCTTGTTCTCTGTGCCATATTTCTTTCACATCACAAACATTGCGATAAAAAACTTGTCGTAAGAGTAAATGCTCTTAAAGAGGGCGGATTTGAAGAGATAGCATACTTAAACCAGTTTATGCCAGATGCTATCAGGGTGCCAAAGATAAGAGAGGTAAAAGAGGTAGAGTCTGTTTATGAACTGCTAGATGAAAAAACGGAGCTTCATCTCTCCATAGAGACAAGTGATGCTTGGAAGAACCTCTCTTTACTTAAAGTTGACAAAAGGATCACCACATTTTATCTTGGAATACTCGATCTTTTTGCAGATATGAAACTTCCGCAAAGCCTAATAAGAAGTGATAATCCGACCGTACTCTATATTTTGTCCCATTTTTTGGTCACATGCAGAATAATAGGCGTAAGACCTGTCTCATTCGTTTATCAGGAGTTTAAGAACTTGGATGAATTTCGAGAGTGGTTGTACTTAGAAAAAAATATGGGCTATGATGCAAAAGGGTGCATCTCTCCAGATCAAGTCTCGATCGTAAATGAGGTCTTAGCAGACGAAGAGAGGGAGATAGTAAGAGCAAAAACCATTATAAAGCTTTTTGAATTAAAAAGAGAAGAGGGCATTACAGGCTTTGAAGATGAAGAGTTTGGATTTATTGATGAGCCTATATACAAAGGTGCTTTGGCTATATTAAATAAAAACAGCTAA
- a CDS encoding energy transducer TonB family protein: protein MNRSSFALFVALLIHFILLLLFWLLGTIAPEIKKEQKEPENKIKVSLKEMPKISKDAGDKKEVIKKPTPEAPPMPKGSQLKEMVTPINEKPPIKYEPKKIQEQKEFKPQERREEKPVQKPKIEPVPPSKPYIELSKPQEEKKEQKTKEAYSWLYEDKSKEEKDEKKAKQSSGSSIGSSTLKELYGDMFGKLTPGQQKYLIDNQEIMRRITQEVLNRVAQVNLTRDINVNRTNVVEFYLHPNGDISDFKFLKKSGYYVLDDTTKETIEYAYSRYPRPDEKILVRYNVYYNLARY, encoded by the coding sequence TTGAATCGCTCCTCTTTTGCCCTGTTTGTTGCACTTTTAATTCACTTTATACTGCTACTGCTATTCTGGCTTTTGGGTACTATCGCCCCAGAGATAAAAAAAGAGCAAAAAGAGCCGGAAAATAAAATTAAGGTCTCGCTAAAAGAGATGCCAAAGATATCAAAAGATGCGGGGGATAAAAAAGAAGTTATCAAAAAGCCCACCCCAGAAGCGCCACCTATGCCAAAGGGAAGTCAGTTAAAAGAGATGGTGACTCCCATAAACGAAAAGCCTCCCATTAAATATGAACCGAAAAAAATTCAAGAACAAAAAGAGTTTAAGCCGCAAGAAAGAAGAGAAGAGAAGCCGGTACAAAAACCTAAAATAGAGCCTGTTCCACCATCAAAGCCATATATTGAGCTCTCTAAGCCTCAAGAAGAGAAAAAAGAGCAAAAAACAAAAGAGGCTTACAGCTGGCTCTATGAAGACAAGTCTAAAGAGGAGAAAGATGAGAAAAAGGCTAAGCAGAGCTCGGGGAGCAGCATAGGAAGTTCAACTCTAAAAGAGCTATACGGAGATATGTTCGGGAAACTTACTCCCGGTCAGCAGAAATATCTTATAGACAATCAAGAGATTATGAGAAGGATCACGCAAGAGGTGCTAAACAGAGTTGCGCAGGTGAATCTAACAAGAGATATAAACGTCAACAGAACTAATGTCGTAGAGTTTTATCTCCATCCAAACGGGGACATAAGCGACTTTAAGTTTCTTAAAAAAAGCGGTTACTATGTACTTGACGATACGACAAAAGAGACGATCGAGTACGCCTACAGCAGATACCCAAGACCGGACGAGAAGATACTTGTGCGCTATAACGTCTACTATAATTTAGCCAGATATTAA